One genomic segment of Plasmodium cynomolgi strain B DNA, chromosome 14, whole genome shotgun sequence includes these proteins:
- a CDS encoding hypothetical protein (putative) has product TVLPENAVTYDTPNFHFIIYGILHGQINEKRCSGKDASEFLSKVKPHYVLLELCQQRLSKIMDILSNQGKKKNDNNYSKFSYLPRIHNGFLQNEFLPIIRDSIKNKWKIFLLDRNMNTIRNRLDSRLLYDTIAYRKFFTYCIESISLRHYSFEEFTKLYKQYDSSTATDKDPLYHGRPEDGTGDSPTKRAHEGELHMDTYSEHKVRGKFASEATEEGEGEQGRTSTPQDDDQNGESEIWKKLNLLQTLNERLKNLSKPTYDILVEEKCKYMANNIWCFLLNNEEYFFEKTPVRKTIFVLCSANIVHKLVQEMDSAYLSLCKRYESNINSNSTENIVFENPYTSYGTYVKPHWPLIFIKYYFIPSIIIYATLNTFYALTAWIYKSNFQRTSSPSHEIIDIEV; this is encoded by the coding sequence ACGGTCCTACCAGAAAACGCCGTGACGTATGATACACCCAATTTTCACTTCATCATTTATGGTATACTGCACGGAcagataaatgaaaaaaggtgTAGCGGCAAGGACGCATCGGAATTTTTGAGCAAAGTGAAACCACATTATGTTCTGCTAGAATTGTGTCAACAAAGACTAAGCAAAATAATGGACATCCTTTCGAaccaaggaaaaaaaaaaaacgataataATTACAGCAAATTTTCTTACCTGCCAAGAATACATAATGGTTTCttacaaaatgaatttttaccCATAATTCGAGActccataaaaaataaatggaaaatatttttgctcgATAGAAACATGAACACCATTAGAAATCGACTCGATTCTAGACTCCTCTATGACACGATTGCTTACAGAAAATTCTTCACATACTGCATTGAATCCATATCGTTGAGGCACTACTCCTTTGAGGAGTTTACAAAGCTGTACAAACAGTATGACTCTTCGACTGCAACTGACAAGGATCCTCTTTACCATGGCAGACCAGAAGATGGCACCGGGGACTCTCCTACGAAACGTGCCCATGAAGGGGAACTCCACATGGACACGTACAGTGAACACAAAGTGCGTGGCAAATTTGCATCGGAGGCAACAGAAGAGGGAGAGGGCGAACAGGGTCGTACCTCTACACCGCAGGATGAcgaccaaaatggagaaagcgaaatttggaaaaaactAAACCTACTGCAGACGCTGAACGAAAGACTGAAAAATCTCTCCAAGCCGACGTATGACATCCTcgtggaagaaaaatgtaaatatatggCGAACAACATTTGGTGTTTCCTCCTCAACAATGAGGAATATTTCTTCGAAAAAACCCCCGTACGGAAGACCATTTTTGTCCTGTGCAGTGCCAACATAGTGCACAAATTGGTGCAAGAGATGGACAGTGCATATCTGAGTCTATGTAAAAGGTATGAATCTAATATAAACAGCAACAGTACGGAAAACATAGTATTTGAAAATCCGTATACTTCGTATGGCACATATGTAAAGCCACACTGGcctctcatttttatcaagtATTATTTCATTCCTTCCATCATTATATATGCTACACTGAACACGTTTTATGCGCTCACTGCATGGATTTACAAGTCTAATTTCCAGAggacttcttccccttctcatGAAATCATAGACATAGAGGTG
- a CDS encoding DEAD/DEAH box helicase (putative), producing the protein RDVIPLALEGKSILANSETGSGKTLAFVLPILERLLHSPNIKMRSYNPRSICVTKSLILLPTRELALQCYDVVKSMTKYVTITYSLFCGGIDVKQQEYEYKKKKDIFICTPGRILDLLLNSSSDFINYLEVVVFDEADKLLELGFKEECLKVLDVCKFKKQILFFSATLTRDIKELANFSLKNPIFIQSGVDNRKVDAKGEVIPRCISNKKILKSFKISEKLNQEFVNIVNEKYRRAALLHLCSNVYKNHAIIFFKTKKETHLMYLIFSLFNFKCAELHGSLTQKKRIESILKFKKNEVDFLLCTELASRGLDIDHILYVINYNLPSNVIKYVHRIGRTARIGKEGTASTLYRPNEKADVKKIIKGLKKSKNAKIFRRNISNDSISHWDNLLRKKKKEIKEMIKEEKENKEIDKATKSIEKIKNLIQFKDEIMSRPPREWFLTNKEKVHLRKLNMKSDMSCGDSTGGSRSGEDHTGGRSTRKNDAGKQRARKNDADRKGARKNDADRKGARIKDSDKQSTRKAKKKRQNSDEEDDKSKLKSFRSIIRELKLNVLVNGKGKMDKSKNAKGVRKNWQKNKNGAGARGGNVGKGINGDNGVKRGKFGNGAKNGNNPPRSTVQKKEKKLKKAIYDLH; encoded by the coding sequence CGAGACGTGATACCGCTAGCCCTGGAGGGGAAAAGCATTTTAGCTAACTCAGAAACGGGTTCAGGAAAAACGCTAGCCTTCGTGTTGCCCATATTAGAAAGACTGCTGCACAGTccaaacataaaaatgagaagttATAATCCGAGGAGCATATGCGTAACAAAGAGTTTAATACTTTTACCAACGAGGGAACTAGCCCTCCAGTGTTACGACGTCGTGAAGAGTATGACCAAGTATGTGACAATTActtattcacttttttgtggAGGAATAGACGTAAAGCAACAGGAGTATGAgtacaaaaagaagaaagatattttcatttgcacCCCGGGAAGGATCCTAGATTTATTGTTAAACTCGTCCAGTGATTTTATAAACTACCTAGAAGTGGTAGTCTTCGATGAAGCTGACAAATTGTTGGAGTTGGGATTCAAGGAGGAATGTTTAAAAGTGTTAGATGTGTGTAAGTTTAAGAAgcagattttatttttttcagctaCCTTAACTAGGGATATCAAGGAGCTAGCCAATTTTTCTCTTAAGAACCCAATTTTTATACAAAGCGGAGTGGATAATAGGAAAGTAGatgcaaagggggaagttATACCCAGATGCAttagcaataaaaaaatcttaaagtcttttaaaatttcagaaaaattaaatcaagaatttgtaaatattgtaaatgaaaaatatagaagAGCAGCTCTACTGCATCTGTGTAGTAATGTGTATAAGAATCAtgccatcattttttttaagacaaaaaaagagacacaTCTGatgtatttaattttttccttgtttaaTTTCAAATGTGCAGAGTTGCATGGTTCGCTTACTCAAAAGAAGAGAATAGAatccattttgaaatttaagaaaaatgaagtcGACTTTTTATTATGTACTGAATTAGCGTCTAGAGGATTGGACATCGATCATATTCTCTACGTGATTAATTATAACTTACCCTCGAACGTTATTAAGTACGTGCATAGGATTGGAAGAACAGCAAGGATAGGGAAAGAAGGCACGGCGAGTACTCTCTACAGACCTAATGAAAAAGcggatgtgaaaaaaatcattaaaggattgaaaaaaagcaaaaatgctAAAATATTTCGGAGGAACATATCCAATGATAGCATTTCCCATTGGGATAATTTActtaggaagaaaaaaaaagaaattaaagaaatgataaaggaggaaaaggaaaacaaagaAATTGATAAAGCCACCAAATCCAtagagaaaattaaaaacctCATTCAATTTAAGGACGAAATTATGAGTAGGCCTCCCAGGGAGTGGTTCCTGACGAATAAGGAAAAAGTGCACCTACGGAAGTTAAACATGAAGAGTGACATGTCGTGTGGTGACTCCACGGGTGGCAGTCGCAGTGGCGAAGACCATACTGGAGGGAGGAGCACCCGTAAAAATGACGCTGGTAAGCAGCGCGCACGTAAAAATGACGCTGATAGGAAGGGCGCACGTAAAAATGACGCTGATAGGAAGGGCGCCCGTATTAAGGACTCTGATAAGCAGAGCACCCGCAAggccaaaaagaaaagacaaAACAGCGATGAAGAAGACGACAAAAGCAAACTCAAAAGTTTTCGCTCCATTATAAGAGAACTGAAGCTGAACGTGCTGGTAAACGGTAAGGGGAAAATGGACAAGtcgaaaaatgcaaagggggTTAGGAAGAACTGGCAAAAGAATAAGAACGGCGCAGGTGCACGAGGTGGTAATGTCGGTAAGGGCATCAATGGAGACAATGGCGTCAAGAGGGGCAAATTTGGCAATGGCGCTAAGAACGGGAACAACCCACCCCGCAGCACagttcaaaaaaaggaaaagaagttAAAGAAAGCTATATATGATCTGCATTAG
- a CDS encoding hypothetical protein (putative) — protein sequence MKRDRNQHVGEGKGKRKKNDHGDEVNVVGPAGAGKEAAVGGGGKGGSQKSGKEIETFNPQLSARELKKIQYYENMFKKMERKREERQNEGDNKGKKKGSNARRMKKETETSTKEKGEESSGAALEESGEVADETVVTEEKGDDAKQSGVKETARGNSQKGEKDAKGATDAKEAKHKPKKENPKLEPRETYAYAVGREKQDEPQSMDGNERGKNNKWRKVEKSQMRIKKEELRMDKGMSSKMREGSNKAVTLKGKKCVENSNPFVSDSEGEGEEEDDELQSSERNPPRGDRYNDQSSASPKHYTYNKNGMAKAGKDNKVKEENRKSSGNHKMDGEKEHESDHDVNYDNDPNEMINFQGKRKIYLEAERKKRVLKIKRSFSVSSNINEYFFDTSSIQLMSDNDHSAYRKEEHSSGEDNENEPTFSYKKKKILQLLTRTDGKDNDTIHPLAVANNGSSSNNTEGGNYNLADSDKWLKWKNKKNYNIWFASNNNSRKRNKWHLVRSYDESRIETNERIDLHPNGKENFVDEQMNMNGRSNSTEYFINREDLPMGKKSLCEKKFNEKSAEGSSSTNMMMHANKKFDVNCCIRKYLDNMRYTNLKKLKKVNRGNLNLYVKGCTNFLNFDKVDSAILSMRKFQEALQRRGGTCMLHINLTHPRRSHNEEAICFCDRIGRKSMDL from the exons ATGAAAAGGGATAGAAACCAACATGTAGGCGAAGGGaaagggaagagaaaaaaaaatgatcatgGTGATGAGGTCAACGTGGTAGGGCCAGCTGGGGCTGGAAAAGAAGCCGCCgtaggaggagggggaaaaggtgGGTCTCAAAAAAGTGGGAAGGAAATCGAAACGTTTAATCCGCAACTCAGCGCAAgggagttgaaaaaaattcagtacTACGAAAATATGTTTAAGAAAATGGAGCGGAAAAGGGAGGAGCGCCAGAACGAGGGGGACaacaaggggaagaagaaaggtAGCAATGCGAGGagaatgaagaaggagactGAGACGAGCACTAAggagaaaggggaagagTCCAGTGGAGCGGCACTTGAAGAGTCAGGAGAAGTGGCAGACGAAACAGTGGTCACGGAGGAAAAAGGAGACGACGCTAAGCAAAGTGGCGTGAAGGAAACCGCCCGGGGAAAcagccaaaaaggggaaaaagatgCGAAAGGTGCGACAGACGCAAAGGAAGCGAAACACAAACCGAAGAAAGAGAACCCAAAGTTGGAGCCAAGAGagacatatgcatatgcagtCGGTAGGGAGAAACAAGATGAACCCCAGTCCATGGATGGTAATGAACGCGGCAAGAATAATAAATGGAGAAAAGTAGAAAAGTCGCAAATGAGAATTAAGAAAGAGGAGTTAAGGATGGACAAAGGTATGAGTTCCAAAATGAGGGAAGGAAGCAATAAGGCTGTTACGTTGAAAGGAAAGAAGTGCGTAGAGAATTCGAACCCCTTTGTGAGTGATAGTgagggagaaggagaagaagaagatgatgaGTTGCAAAGTTCTGAGAGGAACCCCCCACGTGGTGATAGATACAACGATCAGAGTAGTGCTTCCCCAAAGCATTATACATATAACAAGAATGGAATGGCAAAAGCAGGGAAAGACAATAAggtaaaggaagaaaatagaaaaagtaGCGGAAACCACAAAATGGATGGCGAAAAGGAACACGAATCAGACCATGATGTAAATTATGATAATGATCCAAATGAGATGATAAACTTCCaagggaagagaaaaatctACTTAGAAgctgaaaggaaaaaaagggttttAAAGATTAAGAGGAGCTTCTCGGTGAGCtcaaatataaatgaatactttttCGACACAAGTTCGATACAGTTGATGAGCGATAATGACCACAGTGCGTACAGAAAGGAAGAACATAGTTCAGGAGAGGACAATGAGAACGAGCCAACCTttagttacaaaaaaaaaaaaatcctacaGTTGTTAACGCGTACAGATGGTAAAGACAATGACACTATTCACCCCTTGGCTGTAGCGAATAATGGCAGTAGTAGCAATAACAcagaggggggaaattaCAACTTGGCCGATTCGGACAAAtggttaaaatggaaaaataaaaaaaattacaacattTGGTTCGCTTCGAATAATAACAGTAGGAAGCGAAATAAATGGCACCTTGTACGCAGTTATGATGAGTCCCGCATCGAAACAAATGAACGTATCGACTTACatccaaatggaaaagaaaattttgttgatgaacaaatgaacatGAATGGCAGATCAAATAGCACAGAATATTTCATCAATCGGGAAGATCTACCCATGGGGAAGAAATCattgtgtgaaaaaaaattcaacgaGAAATCTGCAGAAGGTAGTAGCAGCACAAATATGATGATGCATGCTAATAAAAAGTTTGATGTAAATTGTTGCATTAGGAAGTATCTTGATAATATGCGGTacacaaatttaaaaaaattaaaaaaagtgaacagaggtaatttaaatttgtatGTGAAGGGgtgtacaaattttttaaactttgaCAAGGTGGATAGCGCCATCCTGTCCATGCGGAAATTCCAGGAGGCGCTGCAGCGGAGGGGTGGC ACATGTATGTTGCACATAAATTTGACGCACCCCAGAAGGAGTCACAACGAGGAGGCCATCTGCTTTTGCGATCGAATCGGAAGAAAGTCGATGGACCTATAA
- a CDS encoding tryptophanyl-tRNA synthetase (putative): protein MNQMLNEEMFHQLARGSNSQDYQFYSFLKNPSGNEYSYVKNDGEVSREKNIPFNDTDTPFNSHMEKKNQENQRTNVKKIKQKHYFCIFRQSDIAQHTSLYYLINSFTSVNMLNTHVHVKNMPKQKSVALLSYPNLMLADILLYKPDYLIVGVDQKKNTEVMKTISRKINSYIPHMISLPKIFPSKFYVQIMNLDGQQKMSKHNDDDLSGSVKNAHNIIYLFDEKHIIEKKIKKVKRILTTI, encoded by the coding sequence ATGAATCAGATGTTGAACGAAGAAATGTTTCACCAACTCGCACGTGGCAGCAATAGCCAAGATTACCAATTttactcatttttgaaaaacccATCAGGAAATGAGTACTCATATGTGAAGAATGATGGTGAGGTCTCTCGAGAGAAGAATATCCCATTCAATGACACAGATACACCCTTTAACTcacatatggaaaaaaaaaaccaagaGAATCAACGAacaaacgtaaaaaaaataaaacagaaaCACTATTTCTGCATATTTAGACAGTCGGACATTGCACAACATACGTCACTCTATTATTTGATAAACTCCTTCACGTCAGTTAACATGCtgaacacacatgtgcatgtgaaGAACATGCCAAAGCAAAAATCCGTGGCGTTACTTTCTTACCCAAATTTAATGCTAGCAGATATTTTGCTATACAAACCAGATTACTTAATAGTGGGAGtggaccaaaaaaaaaacaccgaAGTGATGAAAACAATTtcgagaaaaataaattcgtaCATTCCTCATATGATAAGTTTACCAAAAATATTCCCCTCCAAATTTTATGTCCAAATAATGAACTTGGATggacaacaaaaaatgagcaaacaTAATGATGATGACCTTTCGGGAAGTGTTAAAAATGCTCATAACATTATTTACCTATTTGATGAAAAACACataatagagaaaaaaattaaaaaagtaaaacggATACTTAcaacaatttaa
- a CDS encoding hypothetical protein (putative), with translation MNETFFSQNENELTSEYHIPEKEVDAPPAKDAQALQHVASKGENGEGENEENDNNGENRCYENNDEENYEILNMLNEIKKDLLSENEKLQQQSSQNVHIAEGEDGDKPDRNAVNHTAKQVSNQDNHASETKNAINDNVVALAKGQGGEEVRAPNSNDKTEEKPKKLPKEEPQMKEEPLEKQLNSSDAQVNSPDAAPNEQSQGNVISKETPKKRKAKNGPNPDYAAYAMHPLNPAHPAHSANMAKATKMNNPLIDDEIEYLTNCEFVTQNHLKGIAKKRPRVKSDNINIDIFYSSRSEKSMDESEREAKAEADSSIDSIEEFYENICESDVPLDFYKNSLSAKQEVKEVQPEYFLNTENNVTEEIQILNRYIKDMTEGQHKNSSSIDVDNKLVNILSLSFLTFIDHVMYDSHIYALKSEFTQGGEADKGKKSTSDGIATPNGNSQNECLDEEAVRERTEKINVIGRNAHNGANLQNHPGKDNIEMSSPNEKSFSMNNAQDGQNKEPPRGVDLLDNPDQAARKEAVQNGGVNACEYGRECTPEYAPERGDKVGTEIIYTPDVINLCLTNLYNQELVSKIMNQKMSEGDASNARTDNLKESDPNTSKLIHNHTIAATAQPGKSEKTHLKESANEMDSKNRGLLKSKDSLQTNINNKLNKRQIIINKINEKIKKKCINNLQSCVNTKKYSLDDLFEL, from the exons ATGAACGAAACGTTTTTCagtcaaaatgaaaacgaatTGACGAGTGAATACCACATTCCCGAGAAAGAAGTTGACGCCCCCCCCGCGAAGGACGCACAGGCATTGCAACATGTAGCGAGCAAGGGTGAAAATGGGGAGGGTGAAAATGAGGAGAATGATAACAATGGTGAGAACCGCTGCTATGAGAACAACGATGAGGAAAACTacgaaattttaaacatGCTAAATGAAATCAAAAAGGACCTCCTATCCGAAAACGAAAAGTTGCAGCAACAGAGCAgccaaaatgtgcacatcGCAGAGGGGGAGGATGGCGACAAACCGGACCGCAACGCTGTCAATCACACAGCCAAGCAGGTCTCCAACCAAGACAACCACGCGAGCGAAACGAAAAACGCAATTAATGACAATGTCGTAGCGTTGGCAAAAGGTCAAGGTGGCGAGGAAGTAAGGGCCCCCAATAGTAACGacaaaacggaggaaaaaCCAAAGAAACTACCCAAGGAAGAACCCCAAATGAAAGAGGAACCTTTGGAAAAGCAGTTAAACTCTAGCGATGCTCAAGTGAACAGCCCAGATGCTGCTCCAAATGAGCAGAGTCAGGGAAATGTGATCA GTAAAGaaaccccaaaaaaaaggaaggcaaaaaatggacccAATCCAGACTACGCTGCGTATGCAATGCATCCGTTGAACCCTGCGCATCCTGCACATTCGGCCAATATGGCAAAAGCTACCAAAATGAACAACCCCCTTATAGACGATGAAATTGAATACCTAACGAATTGTGAATTCGTAACGCAGAACCACCTCAAGGGGATTGCAAAAAAGAGACCGAGAGTAAAAAGCGATAACATTAACATAGACATTTTTTACTCAAGCAGGAGTGAAAAGTCGATGGATGAAAGTGAAAGAGAAgcaaaagcagaagcagacaGCTCCATAGACTCAATTGAAGagttttatgaaaatatttgcgAATCAGATGTGCCGCtcgatttttataaaaattctttaagTGCTAAACAGGAAGTGAAGGAAGTCCAACCAGAATATTTTCTCAACACAGAAAATAACGTAACGGAAgaaattcaaattttgaataGATACATAAAAGACATGACAGAAGGTCAACATAAAAATTCTTCCTCCATTGATGTAGATAACAAATTGGTTAATATTCTTTCCCTATCCTTTTTAACCTTTATTGACCATGTAATGTATGATTCCCACATTTATGCGTTAAAGAGTGAATTTACTCAAGGGGGAGAGGCggacaagggaaaaaaaagcaccaGTGATGGGATTGCTACCCCAAATGGGAACTCCCAAAACGAGTGCCTAGATGAAGAAGCGGTACGAGAAAGGactgaaaaaattaacgtcATTGGGAGGAACGCCCACAATGGTGCTAACCTCCAAAACCACCCTGGCAAAGATAACATTGAAATGTCTTCCCCAAATGAGAAGTCGTTTAGCATGAATAACGCACAAGATGGTCAAAATAAAGAGCCTCCTCGTGGTGTTGACCTATTAGATAATCCTGATCAAGCGGCCAGAAAGGAGGCTGTCCAAAATGGTGGCGTGAATGCTTGTGAATATGGACGAGAATGTACCCCAGAATATGCCCCAGAACGTGGCGACAAAGTGGGCACCGAAATTATATACACCCCGGACGTAATCAACCTATGCCTAACCAATTTGTATAACCAGGAACTGGTAAGCAAAATTATGAACCAGAAAATGAGCGAAGGGGATGCCAGCAATGCACGCACAGACAACTTGAAGGAGAGCGACCCTAATACTAGCAAATTAATTCATAACCATACCATCGCAGCTACGGCACAGCCGGGCAAATcggaaaaaacacatttaaaAGAAAGTGCGAACGAAATGGACTCCAAAAATCGAGGACTCCTCAAAAGCAAGGACTCTCTACAAACGAACATaaataacaaattaaataaacgaCAAATTATaatcaacaaaataaatgaaaagattaaaaaaaaatgtatcaacAATTTGCAGAGTTGTGTAAACACTAAGAAGTATTCACTAGATGATTTGTTCGagctttaa